One window of the Prionailurus bengalensis isolate Pbe53 chromosome E1, Fcat_Pben_1.1_paternal_pri, whole genome shotgun sequence genome contains the following:
- the LOC122485627 gene encoding membrane primary amine oxidase isoform X2 — protein sequence MNQKTSLVLLALAVITIFALVCVLLAGRGGDGGEPGQPPRCPSVSPSAQPRTPPSQSQLFADLSPEELTAVMSFLTQQLGPGLVDAAQARPSDNCVFSVELQLPPKAAALAHLDRGSPPPAREALAIVFFGGQPRPNVSELVVGPLPHPSYLRDVTVERHGGPLPYHRRPILMREYRDIHQLIFDRELPQAAGLLHHCCFYKRQGRNLVAMNAAPQGLQSGDRATWFGLYYNISGAGFFLHPVGLELLVDHKALEPAHWTIQKVFFQGRYYESLAQLEDQFEAGLVNVVLIPDNGTGGSWSLKSQVPRGPSPPLQFHPQGPRFSVQGSQVASSLWTFSFGLGAFSGPRIFDIRFRGERLAYEISLQEALAIYGGNSPAALLTRYIDGNFGMGKYSTPLTRGVDCPYLATYVDWHFLLESQTPKTIRDAICVFEQNQGLPLRRHHSDIYSQYFGGLAETVLVLRSVSTMLNYDYVWDMVFHANGAIEVRLHATGYISSAFLFGAARRYGNQVGEHTLGTVHTHSAHFKVDLDVAGLENWVWAEDTSYVPTAVPWSPEHQMQRLQVTRKLLETEEQAAFPLGGTLPRYVYLASNHSNKWGHPRGYRIQMLSFAGEPLPQNSSMERAFSWGRYQLAVTRRKEEEPSSTSIYNLNDPWTPTVDFTDFINNETIAGQDLVAWVTAGFLHIPHAEDIPNTVTVGNGVGFFLRPYNFFDQDPSFDSPDSVYFQEDQDAGACEVNPMACLPQAAACAPDLPAFSHGGFSHS from the exons ATGAACCAGAAGACCAGTCTGGTACTCCTCGCTCTGGCTGTCATCACAATTTTTGCCTTGGTGTGTGTCCTGCTAGCTGGCAGGGGAGGAGATGGGGGTGAACCCGGCCAGCCTCCCCGctgcccctctgtctcccccagtgCCCAGCCCCGGACACCCCCCAGCCAGAGCCAGCTGTTTGCGGACCTGAGCCCAGAGGAGCTGACGGCTGTGATGAGCTTCCTGACCCAGCAGCTGGGGCCAGGCCTGGTGGACGCAGCCCAGGCCCGCCCCTCGGACAACTGCGTCTTCTCGGTGGAGCTGCAGCTGCCCCCCAAGGCCGCTGCCCTGGCCCACCTGGACAGGGGGAGTCCCCCGCCCGCCCGGGAGGCACTGGCCATCGTCTTCTTTGGCGGACAGCCCCGGCCCAACGTGAGTGAGCTGGTGGTGGGGCCGCTGCCGCACCCCTCCTACCTGCGGGATGTGACGGTGGAGCGTCACGGGGGCCCCCTGCCCTATCACCGACGCCCCATACTGATGCGAGAGTACCGGGACATACACCAGCTGATCTTCGACAGAGAGCTGCCCCAGGCTGCTGGCCTCCTCCACCACTGCTGTTTCTATAAACGCCAAGGACGGAACCTGGTGGCGATGAACGCGGCCCCCCAAGGTTTGCAGTCAGGGGACCGGGCCACCTGGTTTGGCCTCTACTACAACATCTCAGGGGCTGGGTTTTTCCTGCACCCCGTGGGGTTGGAGCTGCTGGTAGACCACAAGGCTCTGGAGCCTGCCCACTGGACCATCCAGAAGGTGTTCTTTCAAGGCCGCTACTATGAGAGTTTGGCCCAGCTGGAAGACCAGTTTGAGGCCGGCCTGGTGAATGTGGTGCTGATCCCAGACAACGGCACAGGTGGGTCCTGGTCCTTGAAGTCCCAGGTGCCTCGGGGTCCGAGTCCTCCTCTGCAGTTCCACCCCCAGGGCCCCCGCTTCAGTGTCCAGGGGAGTCAAGTGGCCTCCTCATTGTGGACTTTCTCCTTTGGCCTTGGAGCTTTCAGTGGCCCAAGGATCTTTGACATCCGCTTCCGGGGAGAACGACTAGCCTATGAGATCAGTCTCCAGGAGGCCTTGGCCATCTATGGTGGAAATTCCCCCGCAGCATTGCTCACCCGCTATATCGATGGCAACTTTGGCATGGGCAAGTACTCCACTCCCCTGACCCGGGGG GTGGACTGCCCCTACCTGGCCACCTACGTGGACTGGCACTTCCTTCTGGAGTCCCAAACCCCTAAGACAATACGTGATGCCATTTGTGTGTTTGAACAGAACCAGGGTCTCCCCTTGAGGCGACACCACTCAGATATCTACTCCCAGTATTTTGGGGGCCTTGCAGAGACAGTGCTGGTCCTCAGATCTGTCTCAACCATGCTCAACTATGACTATGTGTGGGATATGGTCTTCCACGCCAATGGGGCCATAGAGGTCCGACTCCATGCCACCGGCTACATCAGCTCAGCGTTTCTCTTTGGTGCTGCCCGAAGGTACGGGAACCAGGTTGGGGAGCACACGCTGGGCACCGTCCATACCCACAGCGCCCACTTCAAGGTGGATCTGGATGTAGCAG GACTGGAGAACTGGGTCTGGGCTGAGGACACGTCCTATGTCCCCACGGCGGTACCCTGGAGCCCCGAGCACCAGATGCAGAGGCTGCAGGTGACCCGGAAGCTGCTGGAGACTGAGGAGCAGGCCGCCTTCCCCCTGGGAGGCACCCTACCCCGCTACGTGTACCTGGCCAGCAACCACAGCAACAAGTGGGGTCACCCGCGGGGCTACCGCATCCAGATGCTCAGCTTTGCTGGGGAGCCGCTGCCCCAGAACAGCTCCATGGAGAGAGCCTTCAGCTGGGGAAG GTACCAGCTGGCCGTGACCCGGCGGAAGGAAGAGGAGCCCAGCAGCACCAGCATCTACAATCTGAATGACCCTTGGACTCCCACTGTGGACTTCACTGACTTCATCAACAACGAGACCATTGCAGGGCAG GACTTGGTGGCCTGGGTGACAGCTGGCTTCCTGCACATCCCACATGCAGAAGACATTCCCAACACGGTGACTGTGGGGAACGGTGTGGGCTTCTTCCTCCGGCCCTACAACTTCTTTGACCAGGACCCTTCCTTCGATTCTCCTGATTCTGTCTATTTCCAGGAGGACCAGGATGCTGGGGCCTGCGAGGTCAATCCCATGGCCTGCCTCCCTCAAGCTGCTGCCTGTGCCCCAGAcctccctgccttctcccacGGGGGCTTCTCTCACAGCTAG